In Aquincola tertiaricarbonis, the genomic stretch GCCGCCGTCGGCAGCGAGCCGTCTACCGGCCGCGACTGCACCCGTTCACGCGCATAGGCCACGGCCTTCTGGTAGGCGCGCTCGGCCAGCGCGATGCCCTGCGTGCCCACAGCGAAGCGAGCGGCGTTCATCATGATGAACATGTACTCGAGGCCGCGGTTCTCCTGGCCCACCAGGTAACCGATGGCGCCGCCATGGTCACCGTACTGCAGCACCGCGGTCGGGCTGGCCTTGATGCCCAGCTTGTGCTCGATGCTGACGCAGTGCACGTCGTTGCGGTCACCCAGCGAACCATCGGCGTTGACCAGGTACTTGGGCACGATGAAGAGCGAGATGCCCTTGACGCCTTCGGGGGCGCCCGTCACCCGCGCCAGCACCAGGTGGACGATGTTGTCCGCCATGTCGTGCTCGCCATAGGTGATGTAGATCTTGGTGCCGAAGATCTTGTAGCTGCCGTCGGCCTGCGGCTCGGCGCGGGTGCGCACCGCGGCGAGGTCGGAGCCGGCCTGCGGCTCCGTGAGGTTCATCGTGCCCGTCCAGCTGCCGTCGATCATCTTCGGCAGGTAGAGCGCCTTCTGCTCGTCGGTGCCTGCGGTCAGCAGCGCCTCGATCGCGCCATCGGTCAGCAGCGGGCACAGCGCGAAGCTGAGATTGGCGCTGTTGATCATCTCGATGCAGGCGGCACCGATGGTCTTGGGCAGGCCCTGGCCACCGAAGTCAGCGGGGTGCTGCAGGCCCTGCCAGCCGCCCTCGGCAAACTGGCGGAAGGCCTGCTTAAAGCCCGGCGTTGTGGTGACGGCGCCGTCCTTCCAGAAGGACGGTTTCTGGTCGCCGTCCCAGTTGAGCGGCGCCACCACGTTCTCATTGAACTTGGCGCACTCTTCGAGCACGGCCTGGGCGGTGTCGAGGCCGGCTTCTTCAAAACCCGGCAGCTGCGACACGGCTTCCAGGTTGGCCAGCTCCTGCATGCAGAACAGCATGTCCCGCACGGGGGCACGATAGGTCATGGTTGTCTCCTCGCAATGGACGCGCGGGCTCGCCAATCAGCGAGCCCGCCCGGCGCCTCAGGTCACAGCGCCTTCACCAGCTCCGGCACCGCATTGAACAGATCGGCTTCCAGGCCGTAGTCGGCCACGCTGAAGATCGGCGCCTCGGGGTCCTTGTTGATGGCCACGATGACCTTGCTGTCCTTCATGCCGGCCAGGTGCTGGATGGCCCCGGAGATGCCCGCGGCCACGTACAGCTGCGGCGCGACGATCTTGCCGGTCTGGCCGACCTGCCAGTCGTTGGGGGCGTAGCCCGCGTCCACGGCAGCGCGGCTGGCGCCCAGAGCGGCGCCCAGCTTGTCGGCCAGCGGGGTGAGCACTTCGTTGAACTTCTCGCTGCTGCCCAGCGCACGGCCACCACTGACGATGACTTTGGCGGCGGTGAGTTCGGGCCGGTCGTTCTTGGCGATCTCGCTGCCGACGAAGGTGGCCTTGTCGCTGGTGGCGGCGGCTTCGGCCTTCTCGATGGCCGCGCTGCCGCCCTCGTGCGCTGCGGCGTCAAAGCCGGTGCCGCGCACGGTGATGACCTTGACGGCGTCGGTGGCCTGCACGGTGGCAATGGCGTTGCCGGCGTAGATGGGGCGCTCGAAGGTGTCGGCGCTCACCACCTTGGTGATGTCGCTGACCTGGCCGACGTCGAGCTTGGCGGCCACGCGGGGGGCGATGTTCTTGCCGCTGGCGGTGGCCGGGAAGACGAGGTGGCTGTAGCTGCCGGCGATCGCCAGCACTTGCGCGGCGACGTTTTCGGCCAGGCCGTGCTCGAAGCCGGGGGCTTCGGCCAGGATGACCTTGCTGACGCCGGCGATCTTGGCGGCGGCGTCGGCCGCGGCTTGCGCGTTGTGGCCGGCGATGAGCACGTGCACGTCGCCGCCCATCTGGGTGGCGGCGGTGACGGTGTTGAAGGTGGCGCCCTTCAAGGACGCGTTGTCGTGTTCAGCGATGACGAGTGCGGTCATGGTCAGATCACCTTGGCTTCGGTCTTGAGCTTGGCCACGAGGGTGGCGACGTCGGGCACCTTGATGCCGGCGCTGCGCTTGGGCGGCTCGCTGACCTTGAGGGTCTTGATGCGGGGGGCGACGTCGACGCCGAGGTCGGCCGGCTTGACGGTCTCCAGCGGCTTTTTCTTGGCCTTCATGATGTTGGGCAGCGTGACGTAGCGCGGCTCATTGAGGCGCAGGTCGGTGGTGACGACCGCCGGCAGCGTGATGGCCAGGGTTTCCAGGCCGCCGTCGACTTCACGGGTGACGCTGGCTTTGCCATCGGCGACCTCGACCTTGGAGGCGAAGGTCGCCTGCGGCAGGTCGGCCAGCGCGGCCAGCATCTGGCCGGTCTGGTTGCAGTCGTCGTCGATGGCCTGCTTGCCCAGGATGATGAGGCCGGGCTGTTCCTTGTCCACCAGGGCCTTGAGCAGCTTGGCCACGGCCAGCGGCTGCAGCTCGTCCGCGCACTCCACCAGGATGCCGCGGTCGGCGCCGATGGCCATGGCGGTGCGCAGCGTTTCCTGGCACTGCGTGGGGCCGCAGGAGACGGCGATGACCTCGGTGGCCACGCCCTTTTCCTTCAGCCGCACGGCTTCTTCCACCGCGATCTCGTCGAACGGGTTCATGCTCATCTTGACGTTGGCGATGTCCACGCCGGTGCCGTCGGCCTTGACCCGCACCTTCACGTTGTAGTCGACCACCCGCTTGACGGGGACCAGGATCTTCATGCGCTTGTGCTCCTCGGAATGAAAAACCGTTGCCGGGCTGCGGAGGATTCTAGGAGTCGCCCCCGCTGGCCGATGGAAAAAAACGAACGACCGTTCGATTCTAGCGGCCAAGCCCGGGGAAGCGGGGCATTTTTGGCACCCGGGCGGACCCGAACCTACACTGCCGCGCCTCCGGTCCGCTCTCTTTCGCCCCTCACCATGACCCCTGCCCTGCCCCGCGTCCACATCGGCGTTTTCGATTCCGGGCTGGGGGGCCTGTCGGTGCTGCGAGACTTGCGCCAGGCCGGGTCGCAGGCGCAGCTGAGCTACCTGGCCGACAGCGGTCATGCGCCCTACGGCGAGCGCGACGCCGACTTCGTGGTCGAGCGCACCCGGCGGGCGGCGCGCTTCATGCGCGAGCGGGGGGCGCAGCTGCTGGTGATCGCCTGCAACACCGCGACCGCGGCGGCGGTGAACCCGCTGCGCGCGGAACTGGCCGGCTGGCCCATCGTCGGCATCGAGCCCGGCATCAAGCCCGCGCTGGCGCTGACACGCAACGGCCACATCGGCGTGATGGCCACACGCGGCACGCTGCACAGCGAGCGCTTTGTGGCGCTGCAGGCCATGCTGGCAGCCGAAGCCCCCGATGTGCGCTTTCACCTGCAGGCCTGCGTGGGCCTGGCACAGGCGATCGAGCAGCACCCGCTGCACAGCCCCGCCGTGGCCGAGGTGATCGCCCGCCACACCGCGCCGCTGCGCGAGGCCGGCTGCGACGTGGTGGTGCTCGGTTGCACCCACTACCCGCTGGTGGCACCGCAGATCCAGGCGAAGCTGGCGCCTGGCGTGCAGCTGGTGGACACCTCGCAGGCGGTGGCGCGCCGCACGGCCGCGCTGGCAGCGGAGCTGCCCCCGATCGCGGCCGCGCAGCCCGATGCGCTCTACACCACCGGCGACCCGGGGCCGTTGCAGGCGCTGGCCGAGCGCTGGGCCGGCGTGCGGGCCCTGGCGCAGCGCGTCAAGATTTGAGCGTGCCGCCCTGCCCGGCCGCGCGCATGCCGCGCGCCACGTCGATCGGCCGCAGCAACGCCAGCCCCATGAGGAAGAACGCCCCGGTGGACAGGATGGCCAGCCGGTGGTTGCCGGCCGTCAGCCAGGTGACCAGACCGTAGGTGAGCGGCCCCACGATGGCGGCCAGCCGGGTGGCGAAGGTCCAGAGGCCGAAGAACTCGGCCAGCCGGTCGGCCGGCGCCAGCACGCCGGCCAGTGCGCGCCCGGCCGATTGGCTGGAGCCCATGCACAGGCCCGCCAGCACCGCCGCCACCCAGAAGAGCGCCGGGCTGGTGGCCAGGTAAGCCAGCAGCGTCATCACCAGCCAGCCGACCAGCGTGGCGCCCAAGGCGCGCCGGTGGCCGATGCGGTCTTGCCAGTAGCCGAAGAGGAAGGCGCCGCCCGCCGAGGCGATGTTGACCGCGAACACCAGTGCCATGGTGTCGGTCTGCTGGAAGCCCAGCGCCTGTTCGGCATACACCGCCGCCAGCGCGATGACCACCGCGATGCCGGCCTGGTAGGCCGTGCTGCAGGCCATCAGCCAGGCGAAGTCGCGGTACTGGCCCGCCTCCCGCGCGGTGCGGGCCAGCCGGGCCAAGGCCTCGCCGAAGCCGCCCTGGGCCGTGGCGGCCGCAGGCTGCGGCCGGGCCCGCTCTTTCAACAGGGCGAAGGTGGCCAGCGACGCGAGGCCGTAGACCCCTGCGGTGATGAGCATGGTGACCGGCACGAACTGCGTGGCCTGCTGGCCCTGCGCTTGCGCCCACAGCACGTAGGCCAGCGACAGCCCCAGCGACAACATGCCGCCGAAGTAGCCGAAGCTCCAGCCCCAGCCGGAGACGCGGCCCAGCGCCTCGCGGCGCGACAGCTCGGGCAGGAAGGCGGCGTTCAGCGCCTCGCCATACGAATAGAAGACGTTGGACACCACCACCGCCACGGCGGCCAGGGCCACATCGCCGCG encodes the following:
- the murI gene encoding glutamate racemase; this translates as MTPALPRVHIGVFDSGLGGLSVLRDLRQAGSQAQLSYLADSGHAPYGERDADFVVERTRRAARFMRERGAQLLVIACNTATAAAVNPLRAELAGWPIVGIEPGIKPALALTRNGHIGVMATRGTLHSERFVALQAMLAAEAPDVRFHLQACVGLAQAIEQHPLHSPAVAEVIARHTAPLREAGCDVVVLGCTHYPLVAPQIQAKLAPGVQLVDTSQAVARRTAALAAELPPIAAAQPDALYTTGDPGPLQALAERWAGVRALAQRVKI
- a CDS encoding acyl-CoA dehydrogenase codes for the protein MTYRAPVRDMLFCMQELANLEAVSQLPGFEEAGLDTAQAVLEECAKFNENVVAPLNWDGDQKPSFWKDGAVTTTPGFKQAFRQFAEGGWQGLQHPADFGGQGLPKTIGAACIEMINSANLSFALCPLLTDGAIEALLTAGTDEQKALYLPKMIDGSWTGTMNLTEPQAGSDLAAVRTRAEPQADGSYKIFGTKIYITYGEHDMADNIVHLVLARVTGAPEGVKGISLFIVPKYLVNADGSLGDRNDVHCVSIEHKLGIKASPTAVLQYGDHGGAIGYLVGQENRGLEYMFIMMNAARFAVGTQGIALAERAYQKAVAYARERVQSRPVDGSLPTAAPIIHHPDVKRMLMTMRACTEGCRAMSLVAAAAYDAAHAHPDAEVRKQNQAFYEFMVPLVKGYSTEMSIDVASLGVQVHGGMGFIEETGAAQYYRDAKILTIYEGTTAIQANDLVGRKTARDGGATARAIAAQIEQTEAALARSASVHALAVRQHLQAGRQAFAEVVDFIAQRAKSDPNAVFAGSVPYLMLAGNLMAGWQLARALLVAEQRQAEGTDTAFMAAKITTARFYADHILSQLPGVRDSIVNGSAGVTDMALEAF
- a CDS encoding electron transfer flavoprotein subunit beta/FixA family protein — its product is MKILVPVKRVVDYNVKVRVKADGTGVDIANVKMSMNPFDEIAVEEAVRLKEKGVATEVIAVSCGPTQCQETLRTAMAIGADRGILVECADELQPLAVAKLLKALVDKEQPGLIILGKQAIDDDCNQTGQMLAALADLPQATFASKVEVADGKASVTREVDGGLETLAITLPAVVTTDLRLNEPRYVTLPNIMKAKKKPLETVKPADLGVDVAPRIKTLKVSEPPKRSAGIKVPDVATLVAKLKTEAKVI
- a CDS encoding MFS transporter, coding for MSWFPQAALNDGVQKREVFGWAMYDFANSGYTTVVLTAVFNAYFVGVVAQGASWATLAWTLCIAVSSAITMFTVPALGAHADQRGAKKRLLAWTTAGCVVATVGLAFCGRGDVALAAVAVVVSNVFYSYGEALNAAFLPELSRREALGRVSGWGWSFGYFGGMLSLGLSLAYVLWAQAQGQQATQFVPVTMLITAGVYGLASLATFALLKERARPQPAAATAQGGFGEALARLARTAREAGQYRDFAWLMACSTAYQAGIAVVIALAAVYAEQALGFQQTDTMALVFAVNIASAGGAFLFGYWQDRIGHRRALGATLVGWLVMTLLAYLATSPALFWVAAVLAGLCMGSSQSAGRALAGVLAPADRLAEFFGLWTFATRLAAIVGPLTYGLVTWLTAGNHRLAILSTGAFFLMGLALLRPIDVARGMRAAGQGGTLKS
- a CDS encoding electron transfer flavoprotein subunit alpha/FixB family protein, with amino-acid sequence MTALVIAEHDNASLKGATFNTVTAATQMGGDVHVLIAGHNAQAAADAAAKIAGVSKVILAEAPGFEHGLAENVAAQVLAIAGSYSHLVFPATASGKNIAPRVAAKLDVGQVSDITKVVSADTFERPIYAGNAIATVQATDAVKVITVRGTGFDAAAHEGGSAAIEKAEAAATSDKATFVGSEIAKNDRPELTAAKVIVSGGRALGSSEKFNEVLTPLADKLGAALGASRAAVDAGYAPNDWQVGQTGKIVAPQLYVAAGISGAIQHLAGMKDSKVIVAINKDPEAPIFSVADYGLEADLFNAVPELVKAL